GCCCCACCAGGATCGAAAATCCTGCGCGGAAACCGCCGAAATCGTCCTGGCCCTCGGCCTTATTTTTCTTGCTCACGTGAAACTCCCTGCTGGGTTGCTTCCGCCTCGTCGAAGAGATCTTCAAGGTCAGTGTCTTCTTTTGCCAACGGTGCCGCAATAATGTGGCTGACGCGGTTTCGGCGGCCTTCAAGCCGGTCGGCCCGCAGGGACACCCCGTGTACTTTCACGGAGCTCCCCACAATGGGAACGCGGCCCAGGGCCTTGGCGAGCAGGCCGCCGACGGTGTCCACTTCGTCATCGTCAAGCTCAATGCCGAAGAGCTCGCCAAGGTCGTCGATGCCCATGCGCGCGCTGACCCGGTATGAACCGTCACCCAGCTCCACGGCCTCCGCGCTTTCGGTGTCGTACTCGTCCACGATTTCGCCCACGATTTCCTCGATAAGGTCCTCGAGGGTGACCAGGCCTGCCGTTCCGCCGTATTCGTCGATCACGATGGCCACGTGCGTGGACTCTTTCTGCAGCTCACGGAGCAGGTCGCTGACGGGTTTCGACTCCGGTACGTACCGAACGTCGCGGGCGAGCGACTCCACCAGCGGCGGTTCCTCATTGGGCGCCAGCTCATGGATGACGGCGGCGACATCCTTTAGGTAGATGATGCCCAGGATTTGGTCGGTACTGTCGCCGATGACCGGAATCCTGGAATAGCCGGAGCGAAGGAAAAGGGACATGGCCTGGCGCAGGCTCGACCCCGCCTCGATGGTGAGGATGTCGGTCCGGGGCACCATGACGGCGCGGACAAGGGTGTCACCGAAGTCGAAGACGGACTGGATCATCTCAGCCTCCGTGTCCTCGATCATGTCCGATTCGCTGGCGCGCTCCACGAGCTCACGGAATTCCTGCTCGCTGAAGAACGCCTCGTCACCACCTGGGGCTCCGGGCGCCGCCGTGCTTCCAAGCCTCACCAGCCAGCCAGGGATGGGCCCCAGCACCCAGGTGAGGAAACGGATCATTGGAGCGGTGAAGCGGACAACAGCGGCTGCGTGGAGCCGGCCGAGCTGCCGCGGGGAGACACCAACAATGACGAAGCCCAGCAGCGCCATAATCCCGGTGGCCGCGACGCCCGCAAGCCATACGTTGCTGAGCAGGCTGTAGAGCAGGACGGACACGGCGACGGCGGATGCCATTTCGAACCAGATGCGCCAGAACCGCAGGGCGCGGATGTGCGCCACCGGCTGGCCGAGGATGCGACGCAGGGCGGTGCCGCGGCTCTTGACCAGGGCTTCTTCGGCGTCATGGCGCGGGATGAAGTTGAACGCGGCCTCCGCCGCGGTCAGCACCGCCGCAACGGCCAGGAAAACCAGGGCCATTGCCGCGAGGAGCAGGGGCGTCACTGGGTGGTCTCGGCAGGCGCTTCTTTGCCCGTGAAGCCGGACAGCAGCTCACGCTGGAGCCCGAACATCTCGGCTTTTTCCTCGGGTTCGGCGTGGTCGTATCCCAGCAGATGCAGGATGCCGTGGGTGGTCAGCAGCAACATCTCGTCCTGGAGGGGGTGGCCGGCGTTTTTGGCCTGCACCCGGGCCACCTGCGGGCAGATGGCAATGTCGCCCAGCATTCCCTGGGGCGTGGGCCGGCCGGGCGTACCCGGGGTCAGCTCGTCCATGGGCACGGACAAAACATCCGTGGAACCTGGCTCGTCCATCAGCTCAATGTGAAGCTTCTCCATAGCCGGCTCGTCCACCAGGAGGATGGACAGTTCAGCCTGCGGATGGATGTAGAGCTGTTCGAAGATATATCGGGACAACGCCACGAGTTCAGCTTCGTCCACCTGGACACCGGACTCGTTGTTGACCTCGATGCTCATGAGCGTTCTCCCCGCTTGCCGGCGCCGGCCGAATGCTTCACCCGGCTGCGCTGCGCCTCATCCCAGATGCTGTAGGCATTGACAATATCCCCCACCAGGCGGTGCCGCACGACGTCCGCGGCGTCCAGCACCGAGAAGCTGACGCCTTCGATGCCTTGCAGGATCTCCTCGACGATGCGGAGCCCGGAGCGGGTGCCGAAGGGCAGGTCAACCTGGGTGACGTCGCCGGTGACAACCATCTTGGAGCCGAAGCCCAGCCGGGTCAGGAACATCTTCATCTGCTCGGGCGTGGTGTTCTGCGCCTCGTCAAGGATGATGAAGGCGTCATTGAGCGTGCGTCCGCGCATGTAGGCCAGCGGAGCCACTTCGATGGTGCCCGCTGCCATCAGCCGGGGGATGGACTCCGGGTCCATCATGTCGTGCAGGGCGTCGTAGAGCGGGCGCAGGTAGGGATCGATCTTGTCGCTCAGGGTTCCAGGCAGGAATCCCAGCCGCTCCCCTGCTTCAACTGCAGGGCGCGTCAGGATGATCCGGCTGACCTCTTTCTGCTGAAGCGCCTGCACTGCCTTTGCCATGGCCAGGTAAGTTTTCCCTGTTCCGGCCGGACCGATGCCGAAGATCACGGTGTTGTCGTCAATGGCGTCGACGTAGGTCTTCTGGTTCAGCGTCTTGGGGCGGATTGTCCTCCCCCGGCTGGAAAGGATGTCGTGGGTCAGAACATCCACGGGGTTCTGCAGTGACTGGGTCCGCAGGAGCGCCACGAGCTGCTGAAGGACAGCCGGACTGATGACCGTGCCGCGGGCCACCAGGCCGCGGACCTCGTCGAGGAGCCGCATGATGCGGGGCACGTCGCTGGCAGGACCAGTGATGGAGAGTTCATTTCCGCGGACATGGAAATTGACGTGCGGGAACTGTTCCTCGATGAAGCGCAGCGCCTCATCGTGGCTGCCCAGGGACTGGACCATTTGGTCGGAGTTGTCGAAAAGGACAACCTCGGTACGGCTGCCGGGCAGGGAATGGGGAAATTCCCCCGCAGCGCCTTCGCCTGTGTTGAGCCGGCGCTTTCCATTCGCTGATTCAGTCATGGTGACGGCCCGCAGGCCCGTGTTCCCCTCAAAGTCCGAAATAATGTCCACCGCAGGGCCGGCCACCGCATCCGGCGCGCCTTGCCCAAGCGGTCCCTCCATCTTACGCCAGTACGGCGGCAACACCGGATGGGGCAAGCAGCCACGGACCGGCCCAAGGTGATCCTTTGGCGCGGGAGGGTGCGTCATTAGGTATCAACTTCATATCGGCCTCATATCGTTCCCGTTGCAGTTGGCCCCGGGGACCACGGCAGGGCCGTTCTGCCCCCAGCCCTGTGCCATGCTGGAAATCAAGCTTCATTGCTGGAATACCGCCGCCCGGAAGCGGCCCATTCGCGAAAGGACAGGCAACCGAACGTGCCGGAATCTGCTGCGCCCCTGAGGGCAGGACGACGCCGGGGCCGTGCGCGCCCTGCGGTCCTCGCGGTGGTCCTGGCAGTGGGCCCGCTCCTGGCTGGGTGCCTGGCCGAGCCGAATCCTGCACCCACCGGCCTCCTGAACTCCGGACCTGCCGCCACCGGCACCGCGCCATCCACCAGCGCCCCGCTTGAAACCACGCAGTCCTCCAACAAGGCGCCGGTGTACTGGATTGGCCGCACCGGCAGCAACGTATTCCTCTACCGGGAGTTCCGGGACGTGCCGGAGCAGGAAAACCCCGTGACGCGTGCCCTCCGGGCGATGATGAAGGATAAGCCGCTTGACCCGGACTTCTTCACCCCCTGGCAGAATCCCAGCAAGCTGGCCACCTCGATTTCCGGCAAAGACGTTATTACGGTGGACGTGTCCGAGGACGCGTTCAACAGCAACCTCGACGCCGACATGGCGGCCCGTGCCGTCCAGCAGCTTGTCTATACGGCCACGGCCGCTGCGGCCAGCTCCGGACTCATCGATTCCGGGCAGCAGATCCGGGTGCGGATCCTGGTGGATGGGCACACGGACTACGTTGCTTTCGACCACGTCCAGCTGGGTGACCTTATGACGAGGGGCGCGGGCATGGTGGCGCCCGTCTGGATCATCGATCCGCAGGAAAATGTGGAAATTGCCGACGGAAGCGTGAAGATCACTG
The Arthrobacter sp. PGP41 genome window above contains:
- a CDS encoding hemolysin family protein yields the protein MTPLLLAAMALVFLAVAAVLTAAEAAFNFIPRHDAEEALVKSRGTALRRILGQPVAHIRALRFWRIWFEMASAVAVSVLLYSLLSNVWLAGVAATGIMALLGFVIVGVSPRQLGRLHAAAVVRFTAPMIRFLTWVLGPIPGWLVRLGSTAAPGAPGGDEAFFSEQEFRELVERASESDMIEDTEAEMIQSVFDFGDTLVRAVMVPRTDILTIEAGSSLRQAMSLFLRSGYSRIPVIGDSTDQILGIIYLKDVAAVIHELAPNEEPPLVESLARDVRYVPESKPVSDLLRELQKESTHVAIVIDEYGGTAGLVTLEDLIEEIVGEIVDEYDTESAEAVELGDGSYRVSARMGIDDLGELFGIELDDDEVDTVGGLLAKALGRVPIVGSSVKVHGVSLRADRLEGRRNRVSHIIAAPLAKEDTDLEDLFDEAEATQQGVSREQEK
- a CDS encoding PhoH family protein translates to MTESANGKRRLNTGEGAAGEFPHSLPGSRTEVVLFDNSDQMVQSLGSHDEALRFIEEQFPHVNFHVRGNELSITGPASDVPRIMRLLDEVRGLVARGTVISPAVLQQLVALLRTQSLQNPVDVLTHDILSSRGRTIRPKTLNQKTYVDAIDDNTVIFGIGPAGTGKTYLAMAKAVQALQQKEVSRIILTRPAVEAGERLGFLPGTLSDKIDPYLRPLYDALHDMMDPESIPRLMAAGTIEVAPLAYMRGRTLNDAFIILDEAQNTTPEQMKMFLTRLGFGSKMVVTGDVTQVDLPFGTRSGLRIVEEILQGIEGVSFSVLDAADVVRHRLVGDIVNAYSIWDEAQRSRVKHSAGAGKRGERS
- the ybeY gene encoding rRNA maturation RNase YbeY; this translates as MSIEVNNESGVQVDEAELVALSRYIFEQLYIHPQAELSILLVDEPAMEKLHIELMDEPGSTDVLSVPMDELTPGTPGRPTPQGMLGDIAICPQVARVQAKNAGHPLQDEMLLLTTHGILHLLGYDHAEPEEKAEMFGLQRELLSGFTGKEAPAETTQ
- a CDS encoding GerMN domain-containing protein, with protein sequence MPESAAPLRAGRRRGRARPAVLAVVLAVGPLLAGCLAEPNPAPTGLLNSGPAATGTAPSTSAPLETTQSSNKAPVYWIGRTGSNVFLYREFRDVPEQENPVTRALRAMMKDKPLDPDFFTPWQNPSKLATSISGKDVITVDVSEDAFNSNLDADMAARAVQQLVYTATAAAASSGLIDSGQQIRVRILVDGHTDYVAFDHVQLGDLMTRGAGMVAPVWIIDPQENVEIADGSVKITGRSTLAGSKLRWQIQRAEQDGSKAPFLTGETTASAQPGQGGVFTLALTLPAGDYELRVAQAGADGQPDQNEDSRAFKVR